A portion of the Pseudoalteromonas luteoviolacea genome contains these proteins:
- a CDS encoding GGDEF domain-containing protein encodes MPVKNNSQYSLRLNTYFDGKGRVFPLLSLIILAVFTPLAIKNLIIGEYALGALILIFVCAFIADAHALIKGRALPIHEHIIATLAISCVALSLFTLGAGTIFWVFPVSIIFSFAFPLFTSILFNCALLLTATTYVFLNYDLADALRFFFAYLLTACSVHLLLKHIDALHTLLKEESSKDALTGALNRRQLNLFLKDALANKVHYHYDSTLIMIDVDHFKQINDVYGHAKGDEVLVNLVSDIREQIRETDLLFRVGGEEFVVLLPNTDLKTAQKVAQKLRANIKSLALLENQTITVSLGLCASADDLTQTKWMNCADKALYAAKQRGRDRVCQYNLHYNRIEDVAA; translated from the coding sequence GTGCCAGTAAAAAATAACAGTCAGTATTCGCTGCGTTTAAACACCTATTTTGATGGTAAAGGCAGAGTGTTTCCGCTTTTATCTTTGATCATTTTGGCGGTGTTTACCCCCTTAGCAATCAAAAACCTGATTATCGGTGAGTATGCGCTCGGTGCACTCATTTTAATTTTTGTGTGCGCTTTCATTGCTGATGCACACGCATTAATTAAAGGCCGTGCCTTGCCCATTCATGAGCATATTATTGCAACTTTAGCTATATCATGTGTCGCATTATCGCTTTTTACATTAGGCGCTGGTACCATCTTTTGGGTATTTCCTGTGAGTATTATCTTCAGCTTCGCATTTCCATTATTCACCTCGATCCTCTTTAATTGTGCGTTACTACTCACCGCGACCACCTATGTGTTTTTAAATTATGATTTGGCAGATGCACTCAGGTTTTTCTTTGCCTATTTACTCACGGCTTGCTCAGTCCACTTGTTACTCAAACATATTGATGCGCTACACACGTTATTAAAAGAGGAATCAAGCAAAGACGCCCTCACAGGGGCACTGAACCGAAGACAGCTCAACCTTTTTTTGAAAGATGCGTTAGCGAATAAGGTGCACTACCACTACGACTCGACACTGATCATGATTGATGTGGACCATTTTAAGCAAATAAACGACGTATATGGTCATGCAAAAGGAGATGAAGTGCTTGTTAACTTAGTGTCTGATATTCGCGAACAGATCAGAGAGACCGATTTACTGTTTCGCGTCGGTGGAGAGGAGTTCGTCGTGCTGCTCCCGAATACAGACCTCAAAACAGCGCAAAAAGTCGCACAAAAACTCAGGGCAAATATCAAATCACTCGCTCTACTCGAGAATCAAACGATTACCGTTAGTTTGGGCTTATGTGCAAGTGCTGATGACCTGACACAAACAAAATGGATGAACTGCGCTGACAAAGCTTTGTATGCAGCGAAACAGCGTGGACGCGACAGGGTTTGTCAGTACAACTTGCATTACAACCGTATAGAAGACGTGGCAGCCTAA
- a CDS encoding SIR2 family NAD-dependent protein deacylase, with translation MTTLYITGAGVSAESGIPTFRGEDGYWTIGSRNYTPQQMATRAMYEQNPAEFLKWYYHRFVTYRHHGPNTVHHWLADKLLITQNIDGLDGKAGNRGFISIHGRIDKMTQYHVQGEEVDIETTPWQQVDESNLTESLLELFKISSKGPELNVSLKPFVLLFDEFYTDLYGINRAQQRMWDATKMVFMGTSFSVNITQMALDIARHKDIPVEVVDPEPTHILHSHVQYFPMTAKEYIEYGDHT, from the coding sequence ATGACGACGCTTTATATTACTGGTGCAGGTGTTAGTGCTGAGAGTGGCATTCCTACTTTCCGTGGTGAAGATGGTTATTGGACGATTGGTAGCCGCAATTATACGCCTCAGCAAATGGCAACTCGTGCGATGTATGAGCAAAATCCAGCTGAGTTTTTAAAGTGGTATTATCATCGGTTTGTGACATATCGTCATCATGGTCCAAATACTGTGCATCATTGGCTAGCTGATAAGTTATTAATAACCCAAAATATAGATGGGTTAGATGGCAAGGCGGGTAACAGGGGTTTTATTTCTATCCATGGACGAATTGATAAGATGACCCAATATCATGTCCAAGGCGAAGAAGTCGATATTGAAACGACACCGTGGCAGCAAGTAGATGAAAGTAATCTAACCGAATCGTTACTCGAGTTGTTCAAGATCTCCAGTAAAGGTCCTGAGCTTAATGTTTCTCTTAAGCCGTTTGTTTTGCTTTTTGATGAGTTTTATACCGATTTATATGGCATAAATAGAGCACAGCAACGCATGTGGGATGCCACTAAAATGGTATTTATGGGAACTTCTTTCAGTGTCAATATCACGCAAATGGCTTTGGATATAGCTCGCCATAAGGATATACCAGTAGAGGTTGTAGACCCCGAACCGACTCATATTCTACACAGTCACGTACAGTATTTTCCAATGACTGCAAAGGAGTATATTGAATATGGCGACCATACCTAA
- a CDS encoding nicotinate phosphoribosyltransferase — MTNIILNADSYKASHFKQYPEGTSQVSSYIEPRGGQYDKALFFGLQMFIKQYLTTPLTHQDVDDAKTILEAHGVPFHEAGWRHIVDKHQGLLPIKIQALPEGSVVPISNALVQVINTDPKCAWLTSYVETALLRAIWYPTTVATVSYHCKQIILQYLAETADSLDGLEFKLHDFGARGATTEEAAAVGGAAHLLNFMGTDTLSAIVAARRFYGAAMPGFSIPAAEHSTITAWGKNGEKAAYENMLKQFSGPGKLVAVVSDSYDLWHAIDNIWGDELKEQVEQTGGTLVIRPDSGEPVEVVTKTIEKLMANFGYRINSKGYRVLPDCVRVIQGDGIAENSIREILHTMKTKQQSAENIAFGMGGALLQKLDRDTMQFAMKASAVKVKGLWHDVFKDPITDHGKRSKKGRLAVVHDKVKGVKTIRESDLGNRENLLKTVFKNGTLLIEHSFDEIRANIR, encoded by the coding sequence ATGACCAATATCATACTTAACGCAGATAGCTACAAAGCCTCACACTTTAAGCAGTATCCAGAAGGCACTAGCCAAGTATCAAGCTATATTGAGCCTCGCGGTGGGCAATATGACAAAGCGCTGTTTTTTGGTTTACAGATGTTCATAAAACAGTACCTAACTACCCCGCTCACACATCAAGATGTGGATGACGCTAAAACCATTCTAGAAGCCCATGGCGTGCCTTTTCATGAGGCAGGTTGGCGACACATTGTCGACAAACACCAAGGTTTGCTGCCCATCAAAATCCAAGCATTACCAGAAGGGAGCGTTGTGCCTATCAGTAATGCATTAGTTCAAGTTATCAATACCGATCCCAAATGCGCATGGCTAACCAGCTATGTTGAAACCGCCCTGCTGCGCGCAATTTGGTATCCAACTACAGTTGCCACTGTGTCTTATCACTGTAAACAAATTATTCTGCAATATTTGGCCGAAACGGCTGACTCACTAGATGGGCTTGAATTTAAGCTACATGACTTTGGTGCCCGCGGCGCAACCACTGAAGAGGCAGCTGCTGTCGGTGGCGCTGCGCACTTACTCAATTTTATGGGTACCGACACCCTCAGTGCCATCGTCGCTGCAAGACGATTTTATGGCGCAGCTATGCCAGGGTTTTCAATTCCTGCGGCAGAGCACAGTACCATTACAGCATGGGGGAAAAACGGCGAAAAAGCCGCGTATGAGAATATGCTCAAACAATTTTCAGGCCCAGGAAAGCTCGTCGCAGTAGTCAGTGATTCATACGACCTTTGGCATGCCATCGATAACATCTGGGGCGATGAGCTGAAAGAGCAAGTAGAGCAAACAGGTGGCACTTTAGTGATCCGCCCAGACAGTGGCGAACCTGTGGAAGTCGTTACCAAAACCATCGAAAAGTTGATGGCAAATTTTGGCTATCGCATCAATAGCAAAGGCTATCGCGTGTTACCTGATTGCGTTCGTGTGATCCAAGGGGATGGCATCGCAGAAAATAGCATTCGTGAAATTTTGCACACCATGAAAACCAAGCAACAAAGCGCTGAGAATATCGCGTTTGGCATGGGCGGTGCGCTGCTGCAAAAACTCGATAGAGACACGATGCAATTTGCCATGAAAGCAAGTGCCGTCAAAGTGAAAGGCCTGTGGCATGATGTATTTAAAGATCCCATCACAGATCACGGAAAACGCAGTAAAAAAGGTCGCCTCGCAGTGGTTCACGATAAGGTTAAAGGAGTGAAAACCATTCGCGAGAGTGATTTGGGCAACCGCGAGAACTTACTTAAAACTGTATTCAAAAATGGGACGTTATTAATTGAACACAGCTTTGATGAAATCAGAGCGAACATTCGCTAA
- a CDS encoding GNAT family N-acetyltransferase gives MATIPKHATVVELETERLVLRQWQETDKIPFAQMCADPEVMRYFPELLNKNESDVLREKIKALIDERGYGFWAVALKEHVSHVSKQSTNSRFIGFVGLHWQTQIMPELPFMEIGWRLNRHYWRNGYAYEAAKAALTFAFETLKLNQVYAFTATENIPSQKLMKRLGMKNLNQDFAHPALPRGHTLQAHCLYAITRQRFEK, from the coding sequence ATGGCGACCATACCTAAGCATGCTACGGTCGTTGAACTGGAAACGGAGCGTTTAGTACTGCGACAATGGCAAGAAACGGATAAAATACCTTTTGCACAAATGTGTGCAGATCCTGAGGTGATGCGTTATTTCCCCGAGTTGCTGAACAAAAATGAGAGTGATGTGCTGCGTGAAAAAATCAAAGCTTTAATTGATGAGCGTGGTTATGGCTTTTGGGCCGTTGCACTTAAAGAGCATGTATCTCATGTCTCTAAGCAATCAACGAACAGTCGATTTATTGGTTTTGTGGGTCTGCATTGGCAAACACAGATTATGCCTGAGCTGCCTTTTATGGAAATTGGTTGGCGACTGAATCGGCATTATTGGCGCAATGGTTATGCATACGAAGCCGCAAAAGCGGCACTCACATTTGCTTTTGAGACTTTAAAATTAAATCAAGTGTATGCGTTTACAGCCACAGAAAACATCCCCTCTCAAAAATTGATGAAGCGTTTAGGGATGAAAAACTTAAATCAAGACTTTGCACATCCAGCACTACCTAGAGGCCATACTTTGCAAGCCCATTGCTTGTACGCAATTACTCGCCAGCGATTCGAAAAGTAA
- a CDS encoding methylated-DNA--[protein]-cysteine S-methyltransferase, with translation MSLYTDYFKSPLGLIEIKASDSGVRQLIFCGEQTSDVHPSALLQECKQQLSAYFDQKLTQFNLDLDWQGTPFQKQVWQALTTIPFGQSLSYLELAQQLNNPKAVRAVGGANGRNPITLIVPCHRVIGANGKMTGYAGGVLRKQWLLAHEGLIDQKPSDQAIAQLASQRQAKTEFLQ, from the coding sequence ATGAGCTTGTATACAGATTACTTTAAAAGCCCACTGGGACTGATTGAAATAAAAGCATCTGATAGCGGCGTGCGCCAACTGATATTTTGCGGGGAGCAAACGTCTGATGTGCATCCCAGTGCATTATTGCAAGAGTGTAAACAGCAATTATCAGCTTATTTTGACCAGAAGCTGACGCAATTTAATCTCGACCTTGACTGGCAAGGCACACCTTTTCAAAAACAAGTCTGGCAGGCTTTAACAACCATCCCATTTGGCCAGAGTTTATCTTACTTAGAATTAGCACAGCAGCTTAATAACCCCAAAGCGGTGCGCGCAGTTGGCGGTGCCAATGGACGAAACCCGATCACCTTAATAGTGCCTTGCCATAGAGTAATAGGCGCCAATGGTAAAATGACAGGCTATGCTGGTGGCGTGCTACGTAAGCAATGGCTGTTAGCCCATGAAGGCTTAATCGATCAAAAGCCAAGTGATCAAGCTATCGCACAGCTAGCCTCTCAGCGCCAAGCCAAAACTGAGTTTTTACAATAG
- a CDS encoding bifunctional nicotinamide-nucleotide adenylyltransferase/Nudix hydroxylase, with product MTLQHDQKYDFLVFIGRFQPFHQGHLAVIQEGLRRAEHIITLCGSAHQPRTVRNPWTNSERELMIRGSLTTEQNNRVHIAPLMDTVYNDDAWVRNVQTTVKGIITAQYKMPHKTPRVGLIGHSKDQSSYYLNLFPQWGSVPVENYQSISATPIRKQLFSSQGENFLTSQNAQVLPHFVRDTLDKFMRTDDYSAIQSEHDFIEKYRQAWQNAPYPPTFVTVDAVVVQSGHVLLIERKARPGKGLWALPGGFVDGSEKLVDACLRELREETKLKVPAPVLMGSMKQQQVFDDPNRSARGRTITHAFYFDLAPNKLLPKVKGGDDAKHAMWVPLAELEPSKLFEDHYFIIQELTGM from the coding sequence ATGACACTACAACACGATCAAAAGTACGACTTTCTCGTATTTATTGGCCGTTTTCAGCCTTTTCATCAAGGTCACTTAGCTGTGATTCAAGAAGGGTTAAGACGTGCTGAGCATATCATCACTTTGTGTGGCTCTGCCCACCAACCAAGAACAGTTAGAAACCCATGGACTAACTCAGAGAGAGAGTTAATGATCCGCGGTTCACTCACCACTGAACAAAACAATCGAGTACACATTGCGCCTCTAATGGACACAGTCTATAACGACGATGCTTGGGTTCGTAATGTGCAAACAACCGTAAAAGGCATCATTACAGCACAGTATAAAATGCCGCATAAAACGCCTCGTGTAGGTTTAATTGGTCACAGTAAAGACCAGTCATCTTACTACTTAAACTTATTCCCCCAATGGGGATCGGTTCCTGTAGAAAACTACCAATCTATCTCTGCTACGCCAATTCGGAAGCAACTCTTTTCATCTCAAGGTGAAAATTTTTTAACTTCGCAAAATGCCCAAGTGTTACCTCACTTTGTGCGTGATACGCTAGACAAATTTATGCGAACCGATGACTACTCTGCCATTCAAAGCGAGCATGACTTCATCGAAAAATATCGCCAAGCATGGCAAAACGCCCCTTACCCGCCGACATTTGTCACCGTCGATGCGGTGGTCGTACAAAGTGGCCATGTATTGCTAATTGAACGAAAAGCACGCCCTGGAAAAGGGCTGTGGGCGCTACCCGGTGGTTTTGTCGATGGCAGTGAAAAACTTGTTGACGCTTGCCTGAGAGAGCTCAGAGAAGAAACCAAGTTAAAGGTGCCTGCCCCGGTGTTAATGGGGTCAATGAAGCAACAACAAGTATTTGATGACCCAAATAGATCGGCACGAGGGCGCACTATCACTCATGCATTTTATTTTGATTTGGCGCCGAATAAATTACTGCCCAAAGTCAAAGGCGGGGATGACGCCAAGCATGCCATGTGGGTGCCGCTCGCAGAGTTAGAGCCAAGTAAATTATTTGAAGATCATTACTTTATCATTCAAGAATTAACCGGTATGTAA
- a CDS encoding winged helix-turn-helix domain-containing protein has product MKLAFEDFQFDIQALTLSKDGRKISLKEKPAQILALLITQPDKIHSKVEILEEVWPGRTVTEQVVFQNIGHLRALFGDEAIKTFSKKGYQWQLPCDPVDGALQGASVVASDDVSIGEAQKNDSTVQASAQISDEKHTAQLPWALIVPALVAAAAIGGFLVFA; this is encoded by the coding sequence ATGAAACTAGCATTCGAAGACTTTCAATTTGATATTCAAGCGCTGACTCTGTCTAAAGATGGCAGAAAAATATCGTTAAAAGAAAAACCAGCACAAATCCTTGCCTTGCTGATAACCCAACCAGATAAGATCCACAGTAAAGTGGAGATCTTAGAAGAAGTTTGGCCTGGCAGGACCGTTACTGAGCAAGTTGTATTTCAAAATATTGGCCATCTAAGAGCTCTTTTTGGTGATGAAGCAATAAAAACCTTTTCAAAAAAAGGGTACCAGTGGCAATTGCCATGTGATCCTGTTGATGGTGCGTTACAAGGTGCATCAGTGGTTGCATCCGATGATGTTTCTATTGGTGAAGCGCAAAAGAACGATTCAACAGTGCAAGCATCGGCTCAAATCTCAGACGAAAAACACACAGCTCAATTACCGTGGGCCTTAATAGTACCCGCATTAGTTGCTGCGGCTGCAATTGGTGGTTTTTTGGTGTTTGCGTAA
- a CDS encoding DMT family transporter, translating to MPVQLSYAFVVLIWSTTPLTIVWSSSTMAPTTSVLLRMLLALVLAAIVVTFSRIKMRWTKTAWLLYAYSGGGIFIGMMLSYLASRTVPSGVISLVFGLAPIISGVLAQKLLGEEKLTFIKKSALGLALVGMFLVCFTQLQELNLEPLGLIFVVLATINFSISGILVKRVNISIHPMATTFGSLLVATPCFFIMWLLSGAPFEIDSWSEKSMLSTFYLGIFGSFFGFLAYFHILQKLKASTVALTTLITPGLAMTLGALINNEIITPLLLVGTITIILSLALYQFGGSWKSIHLIKRKAR from the coding sequence ATGCCCGTGCAACTGTCTTATGCATTTGTGGTTTTAATTTGGTCTACGACTCCATTGACTATTGTCTGGAGCAGTTCGACGATGGCACCTACCACGAGTGTTTTGCTGAGAATGCTCTTGGCGCTAGTATTGGCGGCAATCGTAGTAACATTTAGCAGAATAAAAATGCGCTGGACAAAAACAGCATGGCTGTTATATGCCTATTCAGGTGGCGGGATTTTTATAGGAATGATGCTTTCCTACTTGGCCTCCCGCACAGTGCCTTCTGGGGTCATCTCCTTAGTGTTCGGCTTAGCACCAATCATATCTGGCGTATTAGCACAGAAGTTATTGGGAGAAGAAAAGCTTACATTCATTAAAAAGAGTGCGTTAGGGTTAGCATTGGTTGGTATGTTTTTAGTTTGCTTTACGCAATTACAAGAGCTGAATTTAGAGCCTTTAGGTTTGATATTTGTTGTGTTGGCCACCATCAACTTTAGCATCAGTGGTATTTTGGTTAAGCGAGTAAATATCTCCATTCACCCTATGGCGACAACCTTTGGTTCACTGCTTGTTGCGACTCCGTGCTTTTTCATAATGTGGTTGTTATCGGGTGCGCCATTTGAGATAGATAGCTGGAGTGAAAAATCTATGTTGTCCACTTTTTATCTCGGTATATTTGGTTCATTTTTCGGTTTTTTGGCTTATTTTCATATATTACAGAAATTAAAAGCCAGCACTGTTGCATTGACAACATTGATAACACCGGGACTTGCAATGACATTAGGTGCTTTGATTAATAATGAAATTATCACGCCTCTGTTATTAGTGGGCACGATCACCATAATTTTAAGTCTAGCATTATACCAATTTGGCGGTTCTTGGAAGTCGATACATTTGATCAAGAGAAAAGCCCGTTAG
- a CDS encoding DNA-3-methyladenine glycosylase 2 family protein, which yields MLDVEICKKARHSRDPRFDGKFFIAVKTTGIYCRTTCPVHPPKEENVTYFSTAMSAAQAGFRPCLRCRPDSAPGSAPWKGVGTTLDRALHLIDQGALQQGSLPQLASRLGVSDRYVRKLFNQHLGVSPKAYALYQQCLFAKKLLHQTQLPITEIALASGFDSIRRFNDCFKNQLQLTPTQMRKQQDQSNSNITLTLYYRPPFNWQKMQQFLSKRQIDGLEWVTDDSYGRTFFWQGCRGQFTAKHCDQTHCFEVDIEIDEIKYLKPVVNNIRRILDLDADLGQIEGDLKNALPNEFTLVTGLRLPGIWSLFEAGVRAILGQQVSVQAAKNLVTQLVYELGEKHDEQAFFPTPQAMATSDLAFLKMPNARRQTLIRFAEHFTQNDVTDNADDWLPIKGIGPWTVAYAKMRGQSDPDIFLASDLGVIKALKSQQAFDDKKLSPWRSYLTFQLWSQL from the coding sequence ATGTTAGATGTAGAAATCTGTAAAAAAGCGCGCCATTCACGAGACCCACGCTTTGACGGTAAGTTTTTTATTGCAGTAAAAACCACGGGGATCTATTGCCGTACAACTTGCCCTGTGCATCCTCCAAAAGAAGAAAATGTGACTTATTTTAGTACTGCGATGTCTGCTGCACAGGCGGGGTTTAGACCATGTTTGCGGTGCAGGCCAGACAGTGCACCTGGCTCTGCACCATGGAAAGGGGTTGGCACAACATTAGACAGAGCACTTCACTTAATTGATCAAGGTGCGCTACAACAGGGCTCCTTACCTCAACTTGCCAGCCGGCTTGGCGTCAGTGACCGATATGTTCGCAAGCTATTTAATCAGCACCTTGGGGTGTCGCCAAAAGCTTATGCGTTGTATCAGCAATGCCTGTTCGCCAAAAAATTACTGCATCAAACTCAGCTCCCTATCACAGAAATTGCCTTGGCAAGCGGCTTCGATAGTATACGTCGCTTCAATGACTGCTTTAAAAACCAGTTACAGCTAACCCCTACGCAAATGCGCAAACAGCAAGACCAAAGCAATTCAAACATTACATTGACGCTTTATTATCGTCCCCCCTTCAACTGGCAAAAAATGCAGCAATTTTTGTCCAAGCGCCAAATCGACGGACTTGAATGGGTAACGGACGATAGCTATGGCCGCACCTTTTTTTGGCAAGGTTGCAGAGGGCAATTCACTGCCAAGCACTGTGATCAAACGCATTGTTTTGAAGTAGACATTGAAATAGACGAAATCAAATACCTTAAACCTGTAGTAAACAATATCCGCCGTATTTTAGATTTGGACGCCGACTTGGGCCAAATTGAAGGGGATTTGAAAAATGCACTACCGAATGAGTTTACATTGGTCACTGGGCTACGGTTACCCGGGATCTGGAGCTTATTTGAAGCAGGCGTACGCGCCATACTTGGACAACAAGTCTCAGTGCAAGCAGCGAAAAATTTGGTCACTCAGCTGGTATACGAGCTTGGAGAAAAACACGACGAACAGGCTTTTTTCCCAACCCCACAAGCAATGGCAACCAGTGATTTAGCTTTCTTAAAAATGCCCAACGCGCGCCGGCAAACACTCATTCGTTTTGCTGAACATTTTACACAAAACGACGTGACCGACAATGCGGATGACTGGTTACCGATTAAGGGGATTGGCCCTTGGACAGTCGCTTATGCCAAAATGCGTGGACAAAGCGACCCCGATATTTTTCTGGCTTCCGACCTTGGTGTAATCAAAGCCCTAAAATCACAACAAGCTTTTGATGATAAAAAACTTTCACCTTGGCGCAGCTACCTCACTTTTCAACTATGGAGTCAACTATGA